GCGCTGGCGGTCGACGCCGACCGCCCGTGCCTCATCATCTACACGTCGGGGACGACGGGGCGGCCGAAGGGCGCCGTGCTCACGCACGGGGGCTTCCTCGTCAAGTGCGCCCACGACTTCGGCTACCTGATGGACGTGGGCCCGGGCGACCGGCTCTTCTGGCTCACCGACCTCGGCTGGCTCATGGGCCCGATGCTGATCACCGCGGGGCTCTTCCACGGCGGGACCGCCGTCGTCTTCGAGGGCGTGCCCGACTACCCGAAGCCCGACCGGCTCTGGGCGCTCGCCGAGCGCCACAAGGTGACGGTGATGGGGCTCTCGCCGACGGCGGTGCGCGCGCTCATGCCGCACGGCCCCGAGCACGTCCACGCCCACGACCTCTCGTCGCTCCGGATCCTCGGCTCGACCGGGGAGCCCTGGAACCCCGAGCCCTACCGCTGGCTCTTCGAGAACGCCGGCAAGGCGCGCGTGCCGATCATCAACTACACGGGCGGCACCGAGATCTCGGGCGGGATCCTCGGCTGCTTCCCGATCGCGCCGATCAAGCCGTGCTCGTTCGCCGGCCCCATTCCGGGCATGGCCGCCGACTGCTTCGGTGAGGACGGCAAGCCGGTCCGCGGCCAGGTGGGCGAGCTCGTCGTCAAGGCGCCCTGGCCGGGGATGACGCAGGGCTTCTGGAAGGACCCGGAGCGCTACGAGGACACCTACTGGTCGCGCTGGAAGGACGTCTGGGTCCACGGTGACTGGGCATACGTGGACGCCGACGGGTTCTGGTTCATCCAGGGGCGCTCGGACGACACGCTGAAGATCGCGGGCAAGCGCCTCGGCCCGGCCGAGGTGGAGTCCGTACTCGTCGGTCACCCCGCCGTCGCCGAGGCCGGCGTCATCGGCGTGCCCCACGCGGTGAAGGGCGAGGCGATCGTCTGCTTCGTCGTGCTGCGCCCCGGCGAGACGCCGGGCGACGCGCTTCGCGCTGAGCTCGTCGAGCGCGTCGCGCACCAGATGGGCAAGGCGCTCAAGCCCGAGCGCGTGCTCTTCACCCGCGACCTCCCGAAGACCCGGAGCGCCAAGATCATGCGCCGGGTGATCCGCGCGACCTACCTCGGCAAAGAGCCGGGCGACCTCTCGTCACTGGAGAACCCCGCGGCCGTCACGGCCATCACGGAGGCCCGATGAAGACGCGCGCCGGAAGGTGCCCGCGCGCGGTGGTATACTCCGGGTGTCGCCGTGGGGGGAGGATTCCTGAGAACCGGGTGCGGCCCGGGACCCCTCGAACCTGCTCTGGATAATCCCAGCGAAGGGAACACGGCGAGCGCGAGACCGAATGCGGCCGCACCCCACGAGGGTTGCGGCCG
The DNA window shown above is from Candidatus Methylomirabilota bacterium and carries:
- a CDS encoding acetate--CoA ligase, producing MAETGTSEIVWRPTKEYAERSRIARFMRAQKIASLEELQRRSIEDPEWYWDAVVRDLGVRFTRPYTRVRDVSRGIQWARWFPGGLMNFADNCVDRNLDAGRGDQPAIIWEGDDGQSRTLGYRELAREVNRLANALKRLGIGEGDRVGVFLPMSPEAAIATLAVVRIGAIYTPCFSGYGAQAVASRLQDCEAKLLITADGFYRRGAVVPMKETADEAVAMSPSVQHVIVYRRLGRDIPWAAGRDLWWHDLVAKEPDRCDALAVDADRPCLIIYTSGTTGRPKGAVLTHGGFLVKCAHDFGYLMDVGPGDRLFWLTDLGWLMGPMLITAGLFHGGTAVVFEGVPDYPKPDRLWALAERHKVTVMGLSPTAVRALMPHGPEHVHAHDLSSLRILGSTGEPWNPEPYRWLFENAGKARVPIINYTGGTEISGGILGCFPIAPIKPCSFAGPIPGMAADCFGEDGKPVRGQVGELVVKAPWPGMTQGFWKDPERYEDTYWSRWKDVWVHGDWAYVDADGFWFIQGRSDDTLKIAGKRLGPAEVESVLVGHPAVAEAGVIGVPHAVKGEAIVCFVVLRPGETPGDALRAELVERVAHQMGKALKPERVLFTRDLPKTRSAKIMRRVIRATYLGKEPGDLSSLENPAAVTAITEAR